CATCAATTCTCAAGCCATCAACAACCCGAAGCTTAAGACTTTCTTGCTCTCGAGCAACTAAGAAATTAGGAGAACAAACAGAATTTGACAAATAAGTAGAAAGAAGTTTACCGGCTCACGACGATTTAATATTTCCATTCCCACAAATCCTACAAATTTAATAAAGAGAATACTTGCATTTGAATAGTTACAGTTAAGCTCGCTGCCTAGCCACGTCTACTCTCATATTACAATTTATACTTTCTCAAGTTAAACCTTCCATAGTTAActaagtgctaggcaagcaaaaactTTTTATTCTCTTAAGAGAACCGATTTTTCTTTGAAGTTTCCTAAAAACAAATTAAACCAGGTAGTTCCGAAAGAGAAGAAAACATAGTACACAAGCATTTCATTAACATCCACTAGTACCTCCAAGTCATTAGTCTCAAATATTTCCTTTAATTATTATTTGTTATAACTTATATCTCTGGTGACGGGGTTAGGCCAAAATTTGATAGGTTCAATGGGGTTTTCGTTGTGGCCTAAGTTTGTTCACTATGGATAAAAAGATTGTCTCTTCTGACCTCAGCAATCAGTGTTCACATTTACACATACACACTTCTTTGGAGAAGGCCGATCAATTTCAGCCCAAGCTCCAAATTAGTGACGGAGTCGCACTTACACGCATtactgccacatatagcaacaatacATTAAACTAGTGAGAAGCTGAAGCTCCATTATTTTAGTATCTTGGTCAAGTTTTGGCATAACCTCAATCACCTCAAATATTCATTCCTCTAAACAACTCAATCAGTAGGTATCATTGAGACAATCAAATTCAGTGCTATGGAGTTAAACTACTTACGTGCTAGTTCTCTTCAAAAGTCCAAGCCCCTAAGTTTCTTTTTAGGAAAAAATATCTTTTCTTAAGGAGCGAAATCATGCTTTACATCAAAGTTTCACTAGCAAGCAAGATTCAAATTTGGGAGTTGACTAAATGATACTCAACTATCGTCGAGAATGAAGCTTCAATCCAACCAGTGAAATAAAAGTATTAACTTAATTAAGCTTGCGAGAAAAGTGAGTATGAATATATTATACCTTCTTGCGGTGGATCACTCTTTCCTCATGTCACTTCTCCACTTTGTTCTCTTCATTTCCAACTTGCTAGCGGTAATCAAATTTGTGGGCTTGAAGAAAGAAAGACACAAACAAACAGAATTACAATGAATGAGAACAAAGTTCGGTCTTAGAAATTTATTatgcaaaacagaaaataaacacGATGAAATATAAAAGAAGATAtacaaaaataagaagaaaataaaatgtGCATGCATGAATAACTAGGGCATgggctcccccaagcttagcctcttggcCTAACTCTCTCTAGTCCATGTCCTCGTCATCAGGGTCACTAGGTGTAGTATGAAGCCAGTGCATCTATGATGGGCCCCTTGCGGACAGTGCTGCTATGCCAGGCTGCTAGAACGAGAACAATGACTGCGCGTGTTCCCACTGAGCAGGTGAATGTTATCATTGGCCGACTAGAGGTCAGCATGGATCATTCCTAGCTAATGTTGCGGTTGCTGAAATTCTACCCTAGGCACAGACTCTGAACCACAACCAAAGTGTTGCTGAGGTGGTGGCACATACTGGGGTGCCTATCCCTAGGAATCCCAACTGTGCTCGACCCCCTCTACTGCGGCATCCCACTCAGGTGTTGGCTCAGGGTGAACATCTTTCCTAAACCCTGCTACATGTCTAAACCCATTGAGCACATCAATAGAGAGCACCCACATGTTGCACTCGTGTGCAGAAAAAGCATGCGCTAGAGGCAAGCAAACATGTGCGGTATTAGTGCCAGGCATGGGCACTTGTAAGAGTGATCCCCTCTGTGAGTCCTGTCAGGCCCCATAAACTTATAGTTAATCATAACTCTCCTGTTGAGCTCGGTGTACCCATCAACGTGCGCAGCTCCATTTAAATTTAGAGCAAAATGCTCAACGAGATAAGTCACAAGGCCGCTAATAAAAATATGTACCGACGGCTGCTTAACCTGCAACCAATCCTGAAGGAACACCTTGGTGGTATCCTGGAGTCCGCGAGGGTGTCCATGAAAACTATGGGTGCCTCAGATCTGGCGCGGGAAAGAGGGAGACGGAGGAATCTTGCAGGCGCTAGGCATAGGAGCAGCCGGAGCCAAGGGGGCGGGCAAGGAGAAGTGGAGCACGAGTCGGCAGAGTCGCACCACCGCAGGGCGGAGCAGAAACCGGTGGATGTGGTGGAGGAGGCTGGAGGCCGGGGCCAACCGAGGCGCCCCGTCGCCACCTTCCTGGGAACCGGTGCGGGATTCGCTGGCCGCTCCTTGGTGAGCGTGAGGACATGGGGCAGGATGGGAGGAGGCTGAGCGGCGCTGGCTAGGGTCCCCACCACCTCCAGGGAAGGCAACATGGGGTCGTGAGATGACAATTTCCCTCGAGGCTATTTCGTTTATCTATTGCTGCAATCTTCTACAAACAAAGTCGCAACTTCAATGTGTAGCTCATGTCAAATAGACCTCGTATGCGTGAACTAACATGAGACTTCGCCTCTCGGTAGGTCATCTGACCTGTATTTTGCAGGTATCAAGAAAGAGTCCTAGGCAAGGCGAAGTCATGGTTGTTTGCTCAAGGTTTAGGTATAACGATGATGTCTCGAGAGGAGAAGTGACGACGAGGACGTCCGAGTGATGTCTCGACGATGCCCTCTTTGAAGTGGTGTGTACGAGGTTTTTTATGTGTGTTGCTCAGCGGTTGTCATGATTTTTTTCGCCTGATTTTTCATAATTAACCAGGCAATCTGATTTTTGTTATGTTTCCTTTAATTAACTGAGCAACTTTTTACTTTTTAATGAATGCAGTAACTCTGTCATTTCGATAAAAAGAGAGGAGGAATCTTGAAGGCagtcgagccccccccccccccgggtcgcCCTCCTCTGTTGACAcggggggaaccctagccgccactaCTAGCAGCCCCCGCCGACGGCCTCCCCTGCATCGCCGCCGCTAGAGGGCCGGCCGGCGAAGCTGGGCTGGGCCCCAGGAAGGTGGCAGCGGAGCGGATCTGGGCCCTCCGCGCCCCCAACGACGCCCCCGCCTCCCCTCTTCGCCACGGCGGTGCCGCCCCCCTCCTGCTGGTCGACGACGGCGACGGATCCGGCCCGCCCGGGGCGGCCTGGCCCCACGCATATCCAGccggtcgcgccccctcccccgcCATCCTCGGCTGCCGCAGCTTCCCCTCCCCACGCGCCTCCTCTGCCCGTGACCCAGTCTCCTTCCGGCGATTCTCGGGCTCCCCTCCCAGCTGCTACTCGAGCCTGCttgttggcggcggcggccggttgcGGGGCGTTCGCGGCCTGCCCTCTCGTGCAGGCGGCCCCCTCGTCTCcggcggccctccccctccccatGCCATGGTGGTGGCTCTCGTGTGGTGGCTGTGAGGTGTACGCAGTTGGGGCTGACTCGGGGCCCTTCGCGACGGGTCTTTGCTGGTGTTGTTCCGGCCCCGGCGGCTACAGGCCCGCGTCTCTCCGGTGCCCTTTGCCGCCGGCGTCCTCCATCGGGATGCTCCGGCCCGGCGGCTGGGTAGCTGCGCCCCTTCCAGCTTACCTAGCCCGCCGAAATCTCGACGGTCAAGGCCACGGCAGCTCGGCCTGCGTGCTTCCAGCCCTTGCTTGCCTGCGTCGCCGAAAGCCGCCGTGGCAAGACCCCCGCGTGGTTCGCCTCGCCGCCCGCCCCACCATGTTCGCCTCAAAGCCCCCTCCTTTTGCCAGCTCTGGTGCTCCTGGGTGCGGTGGTGGTGCCACCCTCCGACGGCAGGTGCAGCCCAGCCAACCCCCACGACTCGGTGACTCCAATCAGCATTGGCTCCCCCATCTACGATACCGGATTCGGCGGCTATGGGATCGCTCAGCTTCAGGCCAGGGAGGGATCCCTGCTCGGCTCGCCGGTGCTGGCAGCGACGGCGCCCGCGGTTGTCGTTTTCCTCCATGGAGGCGCTGCCAAGGCCTTCTTCAGCCGCGCCCCTCTTCgagctcaggggaaaccctaggtccgggTCTCCCGGACCGGATAGTGACGGAGCCTCGGCGTCGTTCTCCTTCTTGAAGGCACTATCTTGCTCGCTCACGGTGTCCCCGGTCTTGGCTCGGATGATGTTGGAGTTCTCGTTGGTTTGGTAGTGCCGCTCTTGGCTCGGGTTTGGTTGGTTTAGCTATGATGTTTTCTTGTGTTTGGGCCGAGCATCCCTTGTCTCTCTGCTCCGGGCACCATGTTCACGCCTGCATGCGTTTGTGTCATTTGTTGTACCCCTGTactcattctttttcttctatcaatggaatgatacgcaagctttgagTATTCGCGGTAAAAAGAGAGGAGTGTATGCGCCAAGTGGTGTGACAGAGGGCGTGTCTTAGACCTGTTTAACAAATTTGGCCCGTTTCCGAATTGACCCGCACCGGTGGCGTCCGTGAGCAGGCAACCGTAAAGGAAAAGTCCTCCCGCCGTGTCACACTCACACTTGCCGCCGTGTCACACTCACACTTGCAAAGCTATGAAAGTTCGTCGCAGTCAGTAGTCCAGAGTTAGTCCAGTTCCAGTTCTGATGTGTTTACTATTATCTGTTTCTACCACCCCACGACAGAAAAGTTGTCAAAGATGCTTTGCTCTAGAAGTCAATGATAGGCAGCGCATTTTTCTTTTAGAAAAAGGAAATGCTAAatttcagtcgactgagatttagcaaagTCTCAGTCAATGCTATATTCGTTAGATCTTGCGTGGAGATCCgtgtgtttttttctttttaatATGTTCTATAATTTGAATGAGACATGTCCTTTAAAAAACGTATACCTACGAAACTTTCCTTGCTACCAACCAAATCCCGCTCCCGTACTAATCACGTACTGAAACCCGCCAACTCATTATGTAACCCTCTCCGGCCTGTAATAAACCGTCGGTGTAACAAAGCTTATTTGGAAATAGTACAGGAAGTTGATAGGATGACACTTGCCATCCTAAAGAGTTGTTTGTTTTGTTCCTACGCACAAAATAAGCCTTAAAGGCATGTGTAGACTCTTCCAAAAAcacagaaaataaaaatattccTAAGAAATTCTCCTTCACGTTTCCTACAAACCAAACTCATATATAAGAAAgtttcctctggaatctttgtCCTAGGCTTTTCCTTTTAAAATCTTTCAAACCGGATGACGCTCTATTCATCAACTTTCATGGTACTATAAAAAACACCAAAAATAAGATAATACACCCAGGTCTATCAACCACCCAGCGATGATTACAAGCACTGGAACGAGTAGAAGGCGCGTCGCCGCTATCGCCCCTTCTTCACCAAAGCCGGTTAAAATTCGTTATAGAAGATAGTTAAGTTGTCATGCTAAGGCCTAGAGAAACAACACACGAGAACAACAATCGTCGTTCATGAAGAGATATGTAGACACGTGATCGGTGCTGCATCTGCTCCTATATAAACACATACCACGCTCCCTCCAACCACATAGCAACCAGTACGTGGCATAGTCCTCACTAGTTAAGTCACTAAGCAACCCCTGGAGGTAACTAATTAATGGGTTCTATCTCCGACGACGAGGCGGCTTGCATCTACGCGATGCAGCTGGCAGCGGCAGCTGTCTTGCCGATGACGCTCAAGAACGCCATCGAGCTGGGCATGATCGAGATCCTCGTTGGCGCTGGCGGGAAGATGCTTTCGCCGTCTGAGGTGGCCGCCCAGCTGCCGTCGACGGCCAACGCGGAAGCACCGGCCATCGTCGACCGCATGCTGCGGCTGCTGGCATCGCACAACGTTGTGTCGTGCGAGGTGGAGGAAGGTAAGGACGGCCGCCTCGCACGCCGGTACGGCACCGCGCCGGTGTGCAAGTGGCTCAGCCCCGACGAGGACGGCGTGTCCTTGGCCCCGATGGTCCTCTTGAACGACAAGGTCATGCTGGAGAGCTGGTGAGTTTGATCGACTTTTTAACTAATGACCTTGATCAACTTCCTTCAATATGCATCGCTTTTTCCTTGATCATAGTTTCTGTTCATGGCGGACGAGTGGGTCCATAGGTATAGCGTACTAGCTCTAAGCATGAACTAGAATCTGAGTTGAAATAGTAGAAAATAAAATTATACGGTCCTTCTTCCAAGAAGCGCACAAAATCAAGAACATGTATTCtaggtcttcctcttcttcatcacaCATATGTACGATTCCTATATGACATGGTCTCTAGCTAGCATGTAAACAGTGATCGAGTGCTAGTACTTTGTAAAGAAATAGCGCAAGGGAAATTCAAGGTTGAAGCACTTCTTTCTGACAAATATTTTATATAAATTTCCATATGGTGATTTTTTGGCACTATGTAGTATACTTAAATTTAAAGTCGGTAAATGTTTTAAAGGTACCATTTGAAGGACACTGTCCTTAACGGTGGCCTGCCATTCGAAAAAGCGTACGGAATGACAGCGTTTGATTACCAAGGAACGGACCCGCGCTTTAATCGCGTCTTCAATGAGGCCATGAAGACCCACTccatgatcatcaccaagaagcTCCTGGAGTTCTACAAGGGCTTCGATGGTGTGGGCACCCTCGTGGACGTCGGTGGCGGTGTGGGCGCCACCATCCACACCATCCTTTGCAGGTACCCAAGCATCGAGGGGGTCAACTTCGACCTCCCTCACGTCATCTCCGAGGCACCATCCTTTGCAGGTGTGCACCACATAGGTGGTGACATGTTCAAGAAGGTTCCCTCTGGGGACGCAATCCTCATGAAGTGGATACTCCACGACTGGAACGATGAGCATTGCACAACGCTGCTGAGCAACTGCTACGATGCACTACCCGCGCATGGCAAGGTGGTCATAGTGGAATACATCCTGCCAGTGAAGCCCGACGAAACGGCCACAGCACAGAGGTCCTTCGAAGCCGACATGATTATGCTCACACACACACCCGGCGGCAAGGAGAGGTACCTGAGGGAGTACGAAGAGCTCGCCAGGAGCGCCGGGTTTGCCAGCGTCAAGGCCACCTACGTCTACAGCAACATATGGGTCATTGAGTTGAACAAATAGAACCTGCATGTGTGCTAGTATGTGGAGTTTCCACTGCTCCCTTAAATTTCTCTTACTCTGAATCAGCAATATACATAATAAAGGATTGGCTACAAGAAAAGTTGTCTCAAGAGCTGTAATTTCTAAATCAACAAAATTACTTCTTTTTTGCGATGGTCAACAAAATTACATTGTCAAGCCTAGTTTGTGTAGCTTTGGGGCTTAAACGTGCAAGTGACTAGTTGCATCGTGACCTTGTTTTATACATGTATGGAATGCATATGAATGTAATAGATTGATATGAATGTGTATAGATATTTATTGCTGCgtgttagactaagtatatattagatatacgtgttgtaacaCAGCTTGTATTTGTACGGTTGtctcttataaatatatgacagccgtacCTACCAAGGGTATCGAGCATTGTTCGAAACCCTAATAcgtctaacatggtatcagacgaCGCGTTCCATCCGCGTCATGCTTCCGCTGCCTCTGCTGCCGTcgcgccggcccccgccgccgtgCCGCCCCTCTCCACTCTGGCGATGGAGTCGCCGTTCCTGGCGTCGCCTCCACTTGCCTGGGCCCGATCTACTGCGACGGGATCACAACCTCCTGCGCCACAGCGATCGCCCGCCATGCTGCCGCCGCCTCGGTCGCCTGCTGCGCTTCCGATCGAGGCCACCCCGATCCAGTCGcggggcgcgcctccaccaccggcCTCCTACGGCGCCAATGGGCAGCCGGCCTACGGTGGTCCTCCAGCCCCGGCCCCGTACCACGATGCGCCGCTGGCCTCGGGGCCCTATGGCCTTCCCATCCAGGCGCCGTATGGCGGCCCGTACCCGGTGCCCTACCTTGCGCCGTCGGCTGCGTCGTATGTGCCGTATGCTGCTCCCGCCCCGACGTCCTACGCCGCTGCCCAGATGTACGCCGCTCCTCCTGCGCTCCCGTATGGTGCGCACTCCCCGGCGGCTTATGGCCATCCTCAACAACCATCGGCCGATGCACTAATCCCATATAGTGCTGTCCTGCCGCCTGGTCCGCCGCCTGATCTGCCGCTCTCCGCGCCGATGGCCGAACCAGGGCCTTTTCACTTCGCCCATCTAGTGACGGTGAAGCTTTCTGCTGATAACTATCTCCTGTGGCGCGCTCAAGTGTTGCCGCTGATGCGTAGCCACTACCTTGAAGGATATGTTGATGGCTCCCTGCCGTGCCCTCCGGCTATGGTTCCGGTACCCTCGTCCCATGGTGGCTCTGTCATGGTCCCCAACCCTGCTCATCGTCGGTGGACTGCTCAAGATCAAGCCATCCTGGGTGCTATTCAGTCGTCGCTCACTCCATCCGTGGCTGGCATGGTCGTCTTTGCCGCGACGTCGAGGGATGCATGGGCCACGCTCGACTCCAGCTTTTCCTCGCAATCGCTGGCCCGTTCCTCTGCCATTCGTAACCAGCTGGGTGAGGTCAAGAAAAATGACCTCTCCGTCACGGCCTTCTTCAACAAGGTCAAAAGTTTGGCTGATACACTGTCgtctattgggaagcctcttcgtgATGAGGAGTTTACTTCGTTCATTCTCAATGGGCTTGATGAGGACTATGATTCTCTCGTTGAAAACATTAATGGACGTGACACACCGATGCCGCCTCGCGATCTCTATGCACGCCTTCTCAACACCGAAC
This window of the Triticum aestivum cultivar Chinese Spring chromosome 5D, IWGSC CS RefSeq v2.1, whole genome shotgun sequence genome carries:
- the LOC123123472 gene encoding tricetin 3',4',5'-O-trimethyltransferase-like, which gives rise to MGSISDDEAACIYAMQLAAAAVLPMTLKNAIELGMIEILVGAGGKMLSPSEVAAQLPSTANAEAPAIVDRMLRLLASHNVVSCEVEEGKDGRLARRYGTAPVCKWLSPDEDGVSLAPMVLLNDKVMLESWYHLKDTVLNGGLPFEKAYGMTAFDYQGTDPRFNRVFNEAMKTHSMIITKKLLEFYKGFDGVGTLVDVGGGVGATIHTILCRYPSIEGVNFDLPHVISEAPSFAGVHHIGGDMFKKVPSGDAILMKWILHDWNDEHCTTLLSNCYDALPAHGKVVIVEYILPVKPDETATAQRSFEADMIMLTHTPGGKERYLREYEELARSAGFASVKATYVYSNIWVIELNK